The DNA segment GCAACGGCATGATCAAACTGCAACTTGGCATTAGCTAAATCATCTTGAGCTTTTTCAAAATCAATTTGGCTAATGGCATTTTTTTCATAAGCCTGGTCAGCTCGGCGTTTTTCACGACTGGCTGTCGTTAACGCTACTTGTGCGAGATCTACCGCTTTTTTGTCGATTAGCTCTTGTTTTTTAGCTTGAATAATTTGACGTTTATAGCCAGTTTGTAAATTTTCTAAACTGGATTTTTCTTGGTCAAATCGACTGGTTAACTCTGGGCTGTCAATTACCGCTAAGGTGGTACCTGCTTTGACTTCGCTACCTGCTTCAATGGTAAAGGTAATGGTACCTTCTGCAGGGCTATAAACGGTTGGGCTAACTGCTGCGACTACTCGGCCTTGTACCGAAATGTCACGAATAAAGTCACTACGATTAATAGTGGCAATACGCACGCGTTTTAATGGAATAGACAACTCAGCTTGGCTCCAACGACTTGCGGCTGGCGCGAATTGCCAAAATGTAATGCCAAGCATGGCGACAATCGCCACACTCCAAATAATGAGTTTTTGTTTTGGTTTGTTTTCTACAACCGTCACATCTTGTGAACTGGTGTCTGCAATTTTCATAAATTCCCCCGAATTCTGAACCTTAAAAATAGGTTTCAGATATATTAGTCGAGGTAAGTAAGAAAAAGGTTTAAATAAAGTAACAAAAAGTTAACAAGAGAGGTGGGGATATTCGCATTTATAGGTTAAGCGCTAAATTTAACTCGCACTAAGTATATGAAAAATAGAAGCATTGCTAATTTATCAAAGTAACGACCCCAAATACTAAACGGTGTCGTACCACGTACTAATTCAACCTGGGTTTGTAGTACTGATTCGGTAAATTGTGGAATGTCGGCAGTGATTAATCCTTGATGATCAATAACAGCCGTTAAGCCATTATTTGTTGCTCTTAGCATGGGTTTGCCAAACTCTAATGCACGCATTCTTGCTATTTCTAAATGTTGATCAGGTCCATGTGATGCACCAAACCAAGCATCGTTACTTACGGTTAAGATCATATCGGTATGTGAGCGAATGTTTGCTGCCAACTGTTGTGGAAAGGCAATTTCAAAACATATTAACGGTGCTAAATTAATGCCATTAGCAATAAGATTCGGCTGCACATAATCGCCCCGAGAAAACGATGACATTGGTAAATTAAAAAATGGTGCTATGGGCCTTAATAAATCTGCAAAGGGCACAAATTCGCCAATTGGCAACAAATGATGTTTATTGTAATGATTACTATTGCCGTAATAGTACGTGCCACTTAGGTTGTCTTGTTGTTTCTTTCCAAGAACGACTAAACGGTTAAAAAATTTACGACTGTCAGGATCATAATTGATCAAACCGGTGATCACACTCGAATTCTGCTCACCTGCTTGAATGTTTATTTCGGTTAAATAATCTTGAGCCAGTGGTTCAATTCTGGGAATTGCCGCTTCTGGCCAGATAACTAAATCGTTATGTTTGTATAAAGATTTAGAGCTATCGATATAACCATTAATAATGTTTTCTTCGGCTTCCTTATCCCAACGTAATTCTTGCTTTATGTTACCTTGTACTAAGGCAACATTAGTTGTTTCTCCTGTCTTTTCAACAAAGCTAAACAATGAGAACAACGGTATTAGAATAATGCTTACGACAATAATGGCACTATTTATTCGTTGCTGTCGTTGGTTAATAATTTGAGCTATTGCGACAGCCAATATCATGATAATAAATGATATTCCAACTTCACCAATTACCGGAGCGAAGGTGGATAATGGGCTATCTATTTGACTATAACCTAGTGAAAGCCAAGGAAATCCGGTGAGCATAATGCTGCGTAAGTATTCACTAAACAGCCATACAAATGGTAAGTAATATAAATTAACTTGTTTATCGCGACTTAGCTTTGCAGATAACCAAGCGGCGAGAGCGGGGTATAGGGCAAGGTAGGCACAAAGCAGTAACATTAATAATAATGAAGCGATTAATGGCATGCCGCCAAATTGCTCTATGGATACATGAACCCAGCTAATGCCTGCAGCAAAATAGCCGAAACCAAAACTTAAGCCGTGTTTAAATGCTTGAGAGGGGGACTTTCCGTTTAATTGGATAAGCCATAAGGTAACGGCAACAAATGTAATTGGCCAAATAGAAAACGGTGCAAAAGCAAAAACTAAAATAGCACCAGATAAAAAGCTGAACAACAGAGCTAACTTAGGATGTTCAATACTGAGAATATTAAAAGTTCGTCCGCTTAACTCTGTCATAGATATCTTTATTTTATTATTATTTTAGCCGAGTAAATTAACGCTCATCGGCAAGCTTGCCAAGGATTTCATGACCATCAGGTATGGTAACTTGCATTTGTTGGATCCGGCGCTTGTCTGCATTAACTATTTTAAATTCAAAACCATTAATCGTAGTGTTTTCACCACGCTTTGGCATGTGGCCAAATTTATGAATAACAATTCCACCGATAGTATCAGCTTCTTCTTCATCAAATGCAGAGGTGAAATACTCATTAAAGTCATCAAGATCGGTTAACGCTTTAACTTGATAAACATTACCGCTAAGG comes from the Thalassotalea nanhaiensis genome and includes:
- the lnt gene encoding apolipoprotein N-acyltransferase; protein product: MTELSGRTFNILSIEHPKLALLFSFLSGAILVFAFAPFSIWPITFVAVTLWLIQLNGKSPSQAFKHGLSFGFGYFAAGISWVHVSIEQFGGMPLIASLLLMLLLCAYLALYPALAAWLSAKLSRDKQVNLYYLPFVWLFSEYLRSIMLTGFPWLSLGYSQIDSPLSTFAPVIGEVGISFIIMILAVAIAQIINQRQQRINSAIIVVSIILIPLFSLFSFVEKTGETTNVALVQGNIKQELRWDKEAEENIINGYIDSSKSLYKHNDLVIWPEAAIPRIEPLAQDYLTEINIQAGEQNSSVITGLINYDPDSRKFFNRLVVLGKKQQDNLSGTYYYGNSNHYNKHHLLPIGEFVPFADLLRPIAPFFNLPMSSFSRGDYVQPNLIANGINLAPLICFEIAFPQQLAANIRSHTDMILTVSNDAWFGASHGPDQHLEIARMRALEFGKPMLRATNNGLTAVIDHQGLITADIPQFTESVLQTQVELVRGTTPFSIWGRYFDKLAMLLFFIYLVRVKFSA